CACCAGGTGTGCCGCGCCCTGGCGCACGCCACCGGCTGCTGAAGGAGCAGATCCCGGGCACGGTGGGCGGGGCCCGATGGCGCAGGTGAGGCAGATGCCCGCACGTCTCGGGCCCGAGCAGCAGGGGCGGGGCGAAGCGCTCCCTCAGCAGTTGCGCGGCATCCGTCGGCGCCAGTCGAAGGTCGCCTGGCAGGCGGGTGAGCACCGACATAGGTCTCGGCCAGTGCGTGCCCGCTCAGCGCGACGCTTCGATGCCCCCACCAGCCGACGACCGCAGCGTGCGCGGTGTGGGACTGCACGAGGAGCGGCACCGCGACGCTGGTGTCCAGCGCCAGGATGCGCTCACCGGCGTCCGGCATCGAGGAGCCCGAACACGACCTCGTCGTCGATCGTGGTGTCGCCGGTCGCGACGAGCACGCCGTCCTCCTGCTCCAGCCGGGCAGTGCGACCGCTTGGCACCAGCTGCAGCCCGGCGCCATACCGCGAGATCTCCACGGTGGACCCGGCCCGCAGGCCCAGGGCCTCGCGCAGCGCCTTGGGCACCACGATGCGCCCGACGGAGTCCACGACAACCTTCATGGGAGGATGCTACCAGCAGATTCCCAGTGCCAGCTCCCGGGCATCTCACCGCTTTTCGGGCAGGCGTTCCCGCTGTGCTGGAACCCGGTCCCGGATCCTCGGACCGCGTCGCGCTAGCCGCGCAGTCTCGCCTGGAGGCGC
The sequence above is a segment of the Egibacteraceae bacterium genome. Coding sequences within it:
- a CDS encoding AbrB/MazE/SpoVT family DNA-binding domain-containing protein; translation: MKVVVDSVGRIVVPKALREALGLRAGSTVEISRYGAGLQLVPSGRTARLEQEDGVLVATGDTTIDDEVVFGLLDAGRR